The Gossypium hirsutum isolate 1008001.06 chromosome A03, Gossypium_hirsutum_v2.1, whole genome shotgun sequence genome contains the following window.
TCCCATCAATTCcatccataaatttcattttatttttggtaaaaatactTAGTTTCCCAAGTACCTAAATGCAGAAACTAATGGCAATCCAATTTCCTTTGTTTCCCAAGTACCTAAATGCAGAAACTAATGGCAATCCAATTtcctttaaataataaataatgccCACGGAAATATATGCCCAAAGAGAGAGAAACACTGAATCTATGCAGAAAAAAACCTGTAACCCAGATAATGACACTGCACTGCAAAAATTTCaccacattttcactcaaaccctaatcttgttttcctttaattcttccaaataattataataataaatttcgtAAACAGATATGAACAAtaccaatataataataaatcgttctttgttttcttcactTTCACAcatacaagaaaataaaaaaatttgaagaaaaaaataacaaaaaatctCACACCAAGTTAATCAAAACTATATCTCCAACatggaaaatatatataaatgtaaaaaaattgcaaattcaAGCTCTTTGATTTTGTTCTTTTATTGTTGTTTTTGGTCTATGCCCTAATCGAAGTTCTAGATCAAGATCTTCCATTGATGTTTCCTTGAGATCTTGAGATGAGGAACAAAGAGAAGAAGAACTATTCAACCCCGGAGGGGTTGCCGGAAAATTTTTCGGCGGCACCGAAGGATGGTAAGGTGAATCAATGGAACATGCATTGTTGGTAGGTGAAGAAGTGAAGAAAAGACCATTAGGGCTAGGGAATTGGTAGAGGAGAGTATGGTTGATTAATGGAACAGTAGTAGCATCACCACCGTGGGGTAGTGGTTGTGTTTGGTGAAGACGAGCTCTGTCACGGCGGTGAACGTTCATGTGACCGCCGAGTGCTTGAGCTGACCGGAATTCTCGTCGGCAAAAAGTGCAAGTATATGACCTTGGTGGCCAAGTTGTGCCCATAGCATTGCTTGTGTCTTCAGCAAAGGCCTTAACTTCCCATGACTCATAATCATCTGGTTCATGGGGTACTTCTTGAGCCTTGATGGGGTTCCACATCCACGAGCCAGCCGTTGAATTAGGGTTaacttgatgatgatgatgatgatgatgatgatgatgatgggtcTGGTGTTGTTGAGATTGAGCTAACTTTTGAAGGTGGTTCAATGAGAGAAGGCCAAGCTCAGTAGCCATGGTACTTGAAACATTTAAGATAGGTGATGGAGATGGGAGAGAATGGGTTATATATAGAGAGTAATGGAGGATAAAAAGAGGGGAAAAGAAAGATATAGAGATAAAGGTGAAACCCTAACACCGGGCGTATCCCCCAAATCTTGTAATAAGCATTTGGATTTTGTGCTAttataattaaagtttaatttgcCTACTCAAACTCATCTAGCTAGCTATCCTATTCCTCTATGTGTTTGCAGCTACAATGTCATACTTTGGCTGCAACGCCAACTTTATTTCATTGGTTCAATTTTCTCAtgcattttcaatttagttttgttatattattaagtaTATAGTGTAGAGATAAGACACATTCCTGTTTCAgaaattattgatatatgtgcacaTAAGATCGTAATTACATGATTCATGATTCTTGTATTTACCATATAACgttttattttcatgtttaatatttattaatgggattgttattttatatattagttGTGGCAACTTTATATTTAATTGGTATTttaaaaaagctaaaaataatCATTGAGAATCATGgtaattttttaagtttagttataaaattatttatatttaaaaaatatatatgaaatcaattgagtcttagctcatTGACATGGACATTATTATCAATACAAGAGGATGTGAGTTCGAGTGCACTGAAgcacattattctcctatttattgGTTGGGAGGGACTATGGTAATTCTAGGTATTGTGTCAAGGTCAAATTATCTTGGATTCGGGTCATTTCAAGCTCAAGTCATTTGAGTTAGGGTAATTTTATCGGTAAAGATACATGTGCTTGATGCCCCACCCAAGAAAGGGACCCAAGCCCCACTAGCCCTGCTAAATGGTGATTCAACATAGATTCTACATCTTGGAACCAAGCCAATTTTGGGGCCGCTTTGTGATCA
Protein-coding sequences here:
- the LOC107953656 gene encoding transcriptional regulator SUPERMAN; the protein is MATELGLLSLNHLQKLAQSQQHQTHHHHHHHHHHHQVNPNSTAGSWMWNPIKAQEVPHEPDDYESWEVKAFAEDTSNAMGTTWPPRSYTCTFCRREFRSAQALGGHMNVHRRDRARLHQTQPLPHGGDATTVPLINHTLLYQFPSPNGLFFTSSPTNNACSIDSPYHPSVPPKNFPATPPGLNSSSSLCSSSQDLKETSMEDLDLELRLGHRPKTTIKEQNQRA